A region of Mauremys mutica isolate MM-2020 ecotype Southern chromosome 2, ASM2049712v1, whole genome shotgun sequence DNA encodes the following proteins:
- the LOC123364400 gene encoding uncharacterized protein C2orf42 homolog isoform X1, which yields MLWLSDASGRRLLPAELLQQPKPSKPTFVRKDALPSVTFSKYTWHITNILQVKQIFDTPEMPLEITRSFIQNRDGTYELFKCPKVEVESIAETYECLDKQPILWPLELKTFLKVGTTRWRNTRPDRWAMICLRLRPLARRTQMNQRSVWRRGTAAERWFFRGLGGFGHRQLRRTERFGPNLFLASHKIRCSTECRNSRGRLFYRPILSKVEGEIWY from the exons ATGCTCTGGCTCTCCGATGCCTCCGGAAGGaggctcctccctgctgagctgctgcagcagcccaaacCCAGCAAACcca CTTTTGTCCGGAAAGATGCCCTGCCCTCGGTTACCTTCTCCAAATACACCTGGCACATTACCAACATCCTGCAGGTCAAGCAAATATTTGACACTCCTGAG ATGCCCTTGGAAATCACACGCAGCTTCATCCAGAACCGGGATGGGACCTATGAGCTGTTTAAGTGCCCGAAGGTTGAAGTGGAGAGCATCGCGGAGACGTACGAGTGCCTGGACAAGCAGCCGATTCTCTGGCCCTTGGAACTCAAAACCTTCCTCAAAGTTG GAACAACGCGGTGGAGAAACACGAGGCCAGACCGCTGGGCCATGATTTGTTTGAGACTCCGGCCCCTGGCCAGGAGAACCCAAATGAATCAAAGGTCTGTGTGGAGACGAGGCACAG CAGCTGAGCGATGGTTCTTCAGAGGACTTGGAGGTTTTGGACACCGACAGCTCCGAAGGACCGAGCGGTTTGGGCCCAATCTGTTTTTGGCCAGTCACAAAATCAGATGCTCCACAGAATGCCGAAACAGCAGGGGACGCTTATTCTATAGGCCTATACTATCTAAAGTTGAGGGAGAAATTTGGTATTAA
- the LOC123364400 gene encoding uncharacterized protein C2orf42 homolog isoform X2, whose translation MLWLSDASGRRLLPAELLQQPKPSKPTFVRKDALPSVTFSKYTWHITNILQVKQIFDTPEMPLEITRSFIQNRDGTYELFKCPKVEVESIAETYECLDKQPILWPLELKTFLKVGTTRWRNTRPDRWAMICLRLRPLARRTQMNQRSVWRRGTAERWFFRGLGGFGHRQLRRTERFGPNLFLASHKIRCSTECRNSRGRLFYRPILSKVEGEIWY comes from the exons ATGCTCTGGCTCTCCGATGCCTCCGGAAGGaggctcctccctgctgagctgctgcagcagcccaaacCCAGCAAACcca CTTTTGTCCGGAAAGATGCCCTGCCCTCGGTTACCTTCTCCAAATACACCTGGCACATTACCAACATCCTGCAGGTCAAGCAAATATTTGACACTCCTGAG ATGCCCTTGGAAATCACACGCAGCTTCATCCAGAACCGGGATGGGACCTATGAGCTGTTTAAGTGCCCGAAGGTTGAAGTGGAGAGCATCGCGGAGACGTACGAGTGCCTGGACAAGCAGCCGATTCTCTGGCCCTTGGAACTCAAAACCTTCCTCAAAGTTG GAACAACGCGGTGGAGAAACACGAGGCCAGACCGCTGGGCCATGATTTGTTTGAGACTCCGGCCCCTGGCCAGGAGAACCCAAATGAATCAAAGGTCTGTGTGGAGACGAGGCACAG CTGAGCGATGGTTCTTCAGAGGACTTGGAGGTTTTGGACACCGACAGCTCCGAAGGACCGAGCGGTTTGGGCCCAATCTGTTTTTGGCCAGTCACAAAATCAGATGCTCCACAGAATGCCGAAACAGCAGGGGACGCTTATTCTATAGGCCTATACTATCTAAAGTTGAGGGAGAAATTTGGTATTAA
- the LOC123364400 gene encoding uncharacterized protein C2orf42 homolog isoform X3, which translates to MLWLSDASGRRLLPAELLQQPKPSKPTFVRKDALPSVTFSKYTWHITNILQVKQIFDTPEMPLEITRSFIQNRDGTYELFKCPKVEVESIAETYECLDKQPILWPLELKTFLKVAAERWFFRGLGGFGHRQLRRTERFGPNLFLASHKIRCSTECRNSRGRLFYRPILSKVEGEIWY; encoded by the exons ATGCTCTGGCTCTCCGATGCCTCCGGAAGGaggctcctccctgctgagctgctgcagcagcccaaacCCAGCAAACcca CTTTTGTCCGGAAAGATGCCCTGCCCTCGGTTACCTTCTCCAAATACACCTGGCACATTACCAACATCCTGCAGGTCAAGCAAATATTTGACACTCCTGAG ATGCCCTTGGAAATCACACGCAGCTTCATCCAGAACCGGGATGGGACCTATGAGCTGTTTAAGTGCCCGAAGGTTGAAGTGGAGAGCATCGCGGAGACGTACGAGTGCCTGGACAAGCAGCCGATTCTCTGGCCCTTGGAACTCAAAACCTTCCTCAAAGTTG CAGCTGAGCGATGGTTCTTCAGAGGACTTGGAGGTTTTGGACACCGACAGCTCCGAAGGACCGAGCGGTTTGGGCCCAATCTGTTTTTGGCCAGTCACAAAATCAGATGCTCCACAGAATGCCGAAACAGCAGGGGACGCTTATTCTATAGGCCTATACTATCTAAAGTTGAGGGAGAAATTTGGTATTAA